Proteins from a genomic interval of Anolis carolinensis isolate JA03-04 unplaced genomic scaffold, rAnoCar3.1.pri scaffold_111, whole genome shotgun sequence:
- the LOC134295229 gene encoding sulfate anion transporter 1-like, which produces MEKEMETNKLENGSHLQFFMEKKTPPKISKTAVIKSQLRKNCSCSRERMKKTVMDFFPVLQWLPKYKCKEYIWGDIMSGLVIGIILVPQAIAYSLLAGLKPIYSLYTSFFANIIYFLMGTSRHVSVGIFSLLSLMVGQVVDRELLLAGFDLNDDPHEVTGGRNPLNVTVHNLTLGTMSMECGKECYAIGVATALTFLAGVYQVLMGIFHLGFVSMYLSEPVLDGFATGASVTILTAQVKYLVGIKIPRAQGYGVLITTWVNIFSNISQANVCDVITSTICITVLVTAKELGDRYKDRLKVPLPTELIVIVMATLVSHYGQLKEMYGSSVSGEIPTGFIPPQVPSLTLMQRVAVDALPLAIVGFAFTISLSEMFAKKYAYTVKANQEMFAIGFCNIIPAFFHCFATSAALAKSLVKASTGCQTQVSSLVSAVVVLLVLLFFAPLFFSLQKCVLACIIIVSLRGALRKFKDLPQRYRLDRVDALVWCVTMLSSALISTEMGLLVGVVFSILCIIGRTQRPHAALLGQIENTVFYEDEEEYTNLPVPRVKIFRFEAPLYYANKDFFLKCLHNKTGFDPTIEIARRKKAKKKGQPNSHKGLEHGDTGLSLVTKPRDIQAIIIDCSSIPFLDTAGVSALKETFKDHQEWKVTVLLACCSPCVIASLERGGYSASANKNMHELVFHNIHSAVQFVKERKTTADDSVV; this is translated from the exons atggaaaaagaaatggaaacaaaTAAGTTGGAAAATGGATCCCATCTCCAGTTCTTTATGGAAAAAAAGACTCCACCCAAGATCAGCAAAACAGCAGTGATAAAAAGCCAGCTGAGGAAAAACTGTTCCTGTAGCAGGGAAAGAATGAAAAAAACAGTCATGGACTTTTTCCCTGTGTTACAGTGGCTTCCCAAATACAAGTGTAAAGAGTATATTTGGGGAGACATTATGTCAGGCTTGGTCATCGGAATCATTTTAGTGCCGCAAGCAATAGCCTACTCCCTGCTAGCAGGCCTGAAGCCAATATACAGTCTTTACACATCTTTCTTTGCCAACATTATCTACTTTCTCATGGGCACCTCCAGACACGTTTCAGTGGGCATTTTCAGTTTATTAAGCTTAATGGTTGGACAAGTTGTTGACAGGGAACTGCTGTTGGCAGGGTTTGACCTCAACGATGATCCTCATGAGGTCACTGGTGGCAGAAATCCTTTGAATGTCACCGTTCACAATTTAACCCTCGGCACAATGAGCATGGAATGTGGGAAAga atgctatgcCATTGGGGTGGCTACAGCACTGACCTTCCTGGCTGGAGTTTATCAG GTTCTAATGGGAATCTTCCACTTGGGCTTTGTGTCGATGTATCTTTCAGAGCCAGTACTTGATGGCTTTGCAACGGGTGCTTCAGTAACCATTCTAACAGCTCAGGTTAAGTACCTTGTTGGCATCAAAATCCCTCGGGCCCAGGGATACGGTGTCTTAATCACCACCTGGGTTAATATTTTCAGCAACATTTCCCAGGCTAATGTCTGCGATGTGATCACAAGCACGATATGCATCACAGTGCTGGTCACTGCCAAGGAACTAGGGGACAGATATAAGGACAGGCTCAAGGTTCCTCTTCCTACAGAGCTGATAGTGATTGTGATGGCAACACTGGTTTCCCATTATGGACAGCTGAAGGAAATGTATGGCTCCAGTGTTTCAGGCGAAATCCCCACTGGATTTATTCCTCCCCAGGTGCCCAGCTTGACTCTCATGCAGAGAGTTGCTGTCGATGCCCTCCCTCTTGCCATCGTTGGCTTTGCCTTCACCATTTCACTCTCAGAAATGTTTGCCAAGAAATATGCCTACACAGTCAAGGCCAACCAGGAAATGTTTGCCATCGGCTTTTGCAACATCATCCCGGCTTTCTTCCACTGCTTTGCCACTAGTGCGGCCCTGGCAAAGAGCCTGgtcaaggcatcgacaggatgtCAGACACAGGTATCCAGCTTGGTGAGTGCTGTTGTGgtgcttctggtgttgctttTCTTTGCACCCCTCTTTTTCAGCTTGCAGAAGTGTGTCCTGGCATGCATTATCATTGTCAGCCTAAGAGGCGCCCTCAGGAAATTCAAAGACCTTCCGCAGCGATACCGCCTAGACCGAGTGGATGCCCTGGTGTGGTGTGTTACCATGCTCTCGTCTGCCTTGATCAGCACCGAAATGGGCCTTCTAGTTGGGGTTGTGTTTTCAATCCTGTGCATAATTGGCCGCACCCAGCGCCCTCATGCTGCCTTACTTGGGCAGATTGAGAATACTGTCTTCTATGAAGACGAGGAGGAATACACAAACCTGCCTGTTCCAAGGGTGAAAATATTTCGCTTTGAAGCACCGCTTTATTATGCAAATAAAGATTTTTTCCTCAAGTGCCTCCACAACAAAACGGGGTTTGACCCTACGATTGAAATTGCCAGGAGAAAAAAGGCCAAGAAGAAAGGGCAGCCAAATTCTCACAAAGGACTTGAACATGGAGATACAGGTTTATCTCTTGTCACTAAACCCAGAGACATTCAGGCCATCATCATTGACTGCTCTTCCATTCCATTTTTGGACACAGCTGGTGTGAGCGCATTAAAAGAAACATTCAAAGACCACCAAGAATGGAAAGTCACGGTTCTTCTGGCTTGCTGCAGCCCCTGCGTGATAGCTTCCCTGGAAAGAGGGGGCTACTCAGCCAGTGCAAACAAAAACATGCATGAACTTGTGTTTCATAACATACACAGTGCTGTCCAATTTGTAAAAGAGAGGAAGACTACAGCAGACGATTCAGTTGTATAG